GTAATTGCAGCACCTGTTTTTGAATCGTTCTGCGCTCTTCATAAGGAAGGGCTCTTGAAAAATCTGTTTCCGTTATCGATTGTAACGAAGCATGAATGTTTTTGTTATGTCTTGCTGAATGTGTTGAAAGTGCTTCAATTGCTAACATACTTTTAGAAACGACTTTTTCCTCTAACCAATGTTGGCTGCTAATATAGGTACTAACATGAACGATCTCTTTAATTTTTTCATCTGCAAATGCTAGAGCGTTTAATAGAACTGGATCTAACTGTTTCTCACTAATAGTTGTAACAGGTACATGTTGTAAGCTACAAGATGATTCTATCCATACAGACTGAGCACCACTTAATGATAGAACACTTTGTATATCAGACACGACTTCTGCTAAATTGGCAGACCAAATATCCCGGCCATTTATACAGCCTATCCCAATAAATTTTTCACTTGGAAAACCGTATTTACGTATAGAATCCATGTTTTCTTTTTTACCATGAACAAAATCTAACCCAATTCCCGCTACTGGTAATTGCGATAATCTTTCATAAGAAGTTAAAGCTTCAAAATAGGTTTGCAGCATAATTTTAGCTGCTGGAACACTCTCAGACAATTGCTTATACATTTCCTCAACAAGTCGAACCTCATCTTCTGGCAAAGATTTAGTTAATGAAGGCTCCTCTAGCTGTATCCATTCAGCACCAGCATCCACTAATTGTTGAATAACATCTGCATAAAGTGGTAGCAATTGAAAAATGAAGGTAGCACGTGATTTTTGATCATAGCCTTTTGTTAAATCTATAAACGTATAGGGACCAATTAATGTTGGTTTGGTGATAATATTAAGTTCGTTTTTTGCTTCTAAAAAATAGTCTACTATTTTATTATGAGTTAGCTTTAATCTAGTTCCTTCATACTCTGGGACAATGTAGTGGTAGTTGGTATTAAACCATTTAGTCATTTCACATGCTACAACATTTTTTGCACCACGTGCCATAGCATAATAACGGGTAAATTCCGTTTCATTTACCAATGATTGATATCGTTCAGGAACAAGACCGAACATAAACGCTAAATCTAACATGCGATCATATAAGGTAAAATCACCAACAGTTATGTAGTCAATCCCTAACTCATGTTGACGTTGAATATTTTTTAATCGCTGTTCTTTTAGATCTTTCTGAAACTGTTCCTCTGAAAGATTGCCTTTCCAAAATTTTTCTACAGTTCTTTTCCATTGACGGTTCTCACCAATATAGGGATAACCAATGACAGTACTAATTACTTCCATCTCGATAAGCCTCCTTTTTTTACATAACCCAAATAAAAAAGCTATTTCTGAATTCAGAAATAGCTTTGGACTTATCTATGCATATTTAATAAGCGTAAAAAATTTACTTTTTACGTTCTTTTCGCACAGAGCACCACCTATTTCCACGTAGGTATTTGGTGTGTACTAGAATTAGGCAGGTCTCCTGACTTTTCATCAACGCTCATCAATGCCTTCCCATTATTACAGTGGCCAATTTTGACTTGCTCCGAGTTTACAGTTGCGGGACAGTGTTGGATTCTCACCAAGCTTCCCTTTTAAGCTTATTCTCATAAGCACCTATTCATACACGTTATGTAATTAAGTTTATTATAACCTTATTATCAAGAGATTTAAATATTCAAAATATAAATATTTATTTTATTTTTCTAAAAAACTGATATTTTCCTTTTTCAGGATACTTTCTTCCTATGAATAAGACCTCTATTGCATACAATATGCAAATAGAGGCCTTATTCATAGTTAGTTATATATGTACGTTAATTTTGTCCTTTAGTATAGATCTGAAAGTTTACACCAAATTTATCTGTGACACTTCCGTAAGCTGGACTAAAGAAGGTTTCTTGCAATGGCATTGTTACAACACCATCGTTGCTTAATTCTTCAAACATCTCTCTAGAATTCTGTGGATTATCAGTTGAGATACAAATCGTCACTTGATTTCCACTTTGATGAGGTTGACCTGGAAATGTGTCTGAAAGCATAACTTCAGTTTCGCCAACCTGCATTGTTGCGTGTGAAATTCGTTTTTTAGCTTCTTCTGGTAGAGGAAACTCTGGATTTTCGGGCATTTCATCAAAAGATTGAGAAAAAAGTAGCTGTGCATTCAAAGCCTTTTGATAAAACTCAATAGCTTCAGCTGCATTTCCATTCATCACTAAATACGGAATTAACCTAACTGACATAAAAATCGCTCCCTTATTCATTATTTTCTTTCATAATTTCAATTTCTAAAATAATTATATCGAAACGAACAAGTGTTCGCAACTCTTTTTTAGATCTTTTGGTGATAATTACTATAAAAGAAATCAGCTTGGATTATTACAATATTATTGCTTTTCATACTCACCACGTTTACTCGTCTTCACTTTCTTCTCTTCTTCCTTCTGTATATCAGCTATTTTTTTAATCGTTGTTCCTGGATAATAATGATCGATGATCTCTCTGTAAGTGTATCCCTTATCGCCCATTATACTTGCGCCCCATTGACTCATTCCAACACCATGACCAAAACCTCTACCTCTTATAACATAGTAACGATCGTGTTCTTCGAATGTATCAATTAGGTAGCTTTTAAAGGAAGATCCTCCAATAAGAGGTCTTATTTTATCTATGTCGGTATCGTTGAGCTCAACAACTTCATACAGAATGGTTCCTTCTATTAATTGTCTTAAGAATTCTATTTTGATTGACCCTTTTTTTGCACGATTTGATTCATTTTGTTCTGGTGATATATCTAGCTGTGATATGGATAAGATTTTTATATCCCCATCATATCCTTGTTTTTTTAACCTTTGTTTCATAGGTTCTGTTATTGAAGCCTCTTTTTCTTTTAACTTGTCCCACCAACCTAACCTAGAAGCGTCTATCTTTTCTAAAAAAAGCTGTTCCTTCTGTAAAGTGAGTGTCCATGGCTGAATAGGATCGTAAGGGTCTTTCTTTACCGGAAAGTATGCTTTTGCTGTTTCCCCCCAAACATTCTTATTGTTTTCAGTTACTCCCCCGTTACTTGCCGAATAATAAGCATTGATGGGCTTATTTTCAAATGTAATGATTTTTCACCTTTTGTTTCATCAACCGCTTTTGAAGCTTGTTCAAACCATTCATATCCACCATAAACTTGAAATTGAATGGTATCATCCATTTCCTTGTCCATATGTGTCATCGTGTAGGTCCTAGCAGCAAGTGCTTGTGCCTTTAAGGTTTCTAGTTTCCACGAAGGATATACTTCAAAAGGAACAACACCTTTTAAATAATCCTCAATAGGGATTTGATTGACAGGTCTGATGTATTTACCATCCTCTATGATAAATTCCATTGCGCCAAGGTACTTTTTGTCATTCACAGTGATCACATGCTCTTCATCATATACATCTGGTATTAAGACTAAGGAATCATTAAACATCGTTTTGTCGTTTTGATTCGTAAGTAAAATCGAACCTTTTTTGACGGTTAAAATGTGTTCAACTCCCTCACTTATCACTTCAATTCCATTTATTGTTGTAAATCTACCTTTAACCTGTATGGTGAGCTCCTCTTTATCTCCTATGTAATTTTTTAACTTTACCTTTAATATTTCACTCGCATTGACATTTACATGATTTGAAAATATAGATACAAATAGTAACAGTAAGATTAAACGTTTCATAGGTTTTAGTATTCTTAAATTTAGCTATTCGTATTCTTTTTATCATTTCGTAGTGGAATATATATAACCTACATTTAATACCCTCTTTATTTAGTAAGTTCTTTTTATAACTAGAGAAGGTCGATCAATTTATAGTAAGTTAAATGTATTGTATGTGAAAAATAAAATAAATAATATGACTTATTGAGCAAAGCCTTTTAAATAAAAAACGCAAATGTTATTACACATTCGCGTTTTTTAAATATAGAGGTTACATTGGGATTAATAATTTAAAAAGTTAAAAAACAACTTACTCTCGGCAATATTCAGCTATTTGATTTGTACATAAATTGTAAATATCACAATTTTTATAGGTTTTATACCACTGAACTGTTTTTTCAACGGTTTCATTAATACTCCATTTTGGAGACCAGTTTAATTGATGTTTCGCTTTACTTATATCTAAACTTAAAAGTTTTGCTTCATGAACATCTGCTTGTTGATTTATATCCCACGTTCCTTCTCCCCAAATATCCACTAATAGGGGTAGCGTCAGGGAAATGCGGATTTACAACGGTAAGCATTTGATACAAGTCTTATGAGACAGTCAGAAGTCATTTAAAACGCTAATTTCATTATGTCTCAATAAACTCTACTCTATTGGAATTGTGAAGTGATACACTTAAACTAACGTACGCAGGTTTGTTGAATAAGGACTTCAAAAAATACCCTTAATTAAGCTAAAAAGTCCTTCTCTTTATTAAGAAGGACTTTTTTATGTGTTATTCCATTGTCTCATTCATTGTAATAGTTTCGCTTGCTTCATGACCAGATTCTCCATGTCCTGGTCCAAACAAATTCAATATTACAACTCCTACAAGAATCAGTGTTATTCCTGCAATGCTAGCCATGTTAAGTTTTTCCTTCCAAACTAAAACTGAAATTACTGTAGTCAAAACAAGTCCTAAACCTGCCCATAATGCATATGCAGTGTTTAAGGGGATTGTTTTTAGCGACAAGGATAAAAAGAAAAAACAACCAACGAAAGCTATTATTACCCCTATTGTAGGATAGAGTTTTGAAAAGCCTTCAGATGCTTTTAATAGGGAAGAGCCAATAATCTCCCCCACTATTGCAAGTGCTAAATATAGATATGACATTATTCGTCCTCCTGAATCATGTTTATTAGTTCATCAAAAACTTGTGTTTTTAGTTCTTCATTTAATGGTGCCATTCCAAATATTTCTGAAAACCAAAGACCATCTATGGATAATCTTGTAATTGTTATTTTGACAGGATCAATTCCATCAGTTATTAACTTTGTATGCAAAATATCGTATCTCTGCCGGAATTCATCTAATAAATCTGGATTAATAAACATAGCAGCCATTAGTGCGGAATTTAGATTATTGTTTTCTAAATCGGAAAATGTAGATTTAAGATAAGCCCTATTCCATTTTCCTATTGCGTTATCATCGTCGTTATTAACTAACGTATTAATGCATTCGAAATAATTATTTGTCCAATCTTCCACCATTCCTTTAATTAATGCTTCCTTGCTAGGAAAATGGTATAATAATCCACCTTTACTCACGCCAGCTCTTTGGGCGACTGCCTCTAATGTGAGTTTGACAACTCCTTCTTCTTTTACAATTTCAGATGCAGCAATCAATATATTTTTTTTCTTATTAGCATGCTTTGAAATAGACATAATAACCTCCATAACTTAGATACATATAATATACCGTCTGGACGGTTTTTTTGTCAATCGAATTAAAGCTCTTATTTAATATCACTCTTTCACATAAAAATAATCCAATAAATTAATCTAAAGATTGTGAAGAAATGTACTTAAAGTAAAGGGAGCTTTAGTTCAACAGTCGATTTCTTAAAATCGGCTTTATTTATGGGTGAAAATTACATTACCGTTGTAAATCCGCATTTTCAGGACTCTACCCCTAATAAGCTTACAAGATTTTCTACCGAAACATTTCCTTCTTCTCCTGGACCAAAGTTCCAAGCTCCAGAAAAAGCCGGGCCATGTGTAAGAATTTGTGATGTTAATAAAAGATATCCGCTCAATGGTTCTAACACATGCTGCCAAGGACGAATTGATTTTGGTGATCGAATGGAAATCGGTTTCCCTTTTTCTATTGCACGTACACTGTCTGGTATAATTCGATCTTCTGCCCAATCTCCTCCTCCAATTACATTGCCTGCCCTAACTGTTGAAATGACCTTTCCATGCTCACTAAATTGATTCTCATTAAAATAAGAGTTTCGATAGGAAGCTACTAATAGTTCACAACAAGCTTTACTGGAACTATACGGATCGTACCCACCTGCTGGATCAATTTCTCGATAGCCCCAAACCCATTCTTTATTTTCATAACATTTGTCTGTTGTAATAAAGATACCTATTTTTGTTTCTTCCGTTTTTCTTATTGCCTCTAAGATATTCATAGTCCCCATTACATTTACGTCGTACGTTTCTTTAGGGTGACTATAAGAATATTTCACTAAAGGCTGCGCCGCTAAATGGAAAACAATTTCTGGTCGATATTGCTGAAAGACATTATCTATTGCATTTTGATCTCTTATGTCACCTCTTATATCAATTATCTTATTTTCTATACCCGATAGAACAAATAAGTCATTATTTGTTATTGGATCTAAAGAATAACCAATTACTTTAGCACCTAACATGTTTAACCATATCGTTAGCCATGTGCCCTTAAAGCCTGTGTGACCTGTCACAAGAACTGTCCTATCCTTAAATGAGTCCGCAAAATTAATTGTCATTGATCAATCCCCCTCCTTTTCCATTTTCATTTTGTTTATACCAATTTATTGTGCGGATAATTCCTTCTTCTAACGAAATGTTAGGTTGCCAATTAAGGAGATCTTTAACTTTAGAGATATTAGGTTGTGGTGTCATTCGTTCATTTTCTCTATATTTCAATGCCCCATACTGTGGTTGTAAGTCTGTATTCATATGAGAAAAAATGGCATCAACGAAATATTTAATTGGATATACTTCACCACTTCCAATATTAAAAATCTCATTCTTAATTTTGGATTTACTACAGCCAGCAAAAATGCATCAATTACATTTTGAATATAACAATAATCCCTTAGTTGTTCACATGGTGTTAACAAGACTTCATTGTTCTGTAAGATTTGTTGGATGACATAACTAAATAACTTATGTGATTCCTCTGATTCTCCAAACAAATTAAATGGCCTAAATGTAATAAGATTTATTCCTAACTGAGACGCTAACTGATGGGCAATTAAAGTGGCTGATGCTTTTGTACTACCATATAAATCTAATGGTTTTAACATCATTTCCTCATGAATAGCTTCATTAGATTCACCATACTCTGAGCTAGAACCAATATTTATAACTTTTTCAAGATTTTTACTGTATTGTGCTGAAAAAATGAGATTGGCAGTTCCTTGTATATTTACTTGAATAGCTTCTAGATAATTGTCTTTCCTACTGTTAACCCCATATGCAGCGAAATGAAAAATAACATGTGGTTGAAATTGTTTCATTGTATTCTCTATATCAGAATAATTAGATATATCACCTGTAAATTGATGAATTTGAGATAAACCATTTTTTAGTCGCCATGGATTGGAGTTTTTTCTCGTGAAAACGGCAACCTCACAATCTTTATAAAGTCTAGTTATAAGGTGAGAACCAATAAAACCGTATCCTCCTGTTACAAGAATTTTTTTATTGGTAAGTGTGTTTTGATTCATAACTAGACCTCATGATAATGACTAACATGTAATGGGTTCTTTGCAGAATAGTTTGAAGAAACTGGAGTGCAGAAAGGTGAGATATCATAAATTCCTATTATATCTCTAAAATTTCTCGTAATATTTATTAAATGGTGAATATAAGGTATATAGATATAATTTAAGACTTCTTCAGAAAAGGATAACTTCTCAAGCTTCCAAAGATCATAATGTTCCTCATTTATCATGATCATACTGCCAAAATGATAGGAAACTAATAGATTTCCGTCTATTGTTAATGTACTATTCTCTTTAGAAACAGTATGTTCATTTTTCATGACTAAGTTCCATGGAGCAACATTAATGCCCATATGATCAATGATTTTAATATTGGAAAAAAGCTTAGGTATTGACTCTAAATATTTCTGATCCCCCCAACTATCATACTGGGGATTATATTCATTCGAACAATGATCCATACACTTCTCTTTCCACCAATCGAGAATTGTAAGAGACATATCATCGCGTTTAAATCCAATCAATCCGGCTTGATACTGTCCATGAATATTCTCTAATTCCGTTGTACCATTTTGTTTACTTAAGAAAATGGAGTAACTTCCCCATTCATTCATTAATTCTAAAGGGTTATTAAAAAAGTAGTTATCACTATCACAATAGATAATGTGATCTATTTCTTTCACTTTATTTAAGACATACTGACATAACGGGGCCTTTAAAGTCCAACAATATTCATTTATCGCACGTTCTTTTTTCACTTTCAGTAGTCTTTCATCTTCTATCTCTTCTAGTCGAATGAGAGATACATGCTGTAGGTTCATTTCAGTTAATATTTGGTGTGTTGTTTTGTCTATTGTTAATATCCACATGTGAAAATTTCGCATCTTTTGATGAATTGAACCATATAATGCCAACCCTTTTATTAAATATTCCTCACTCATAATCACTGTGAAATTCATAAAGTTATCCCACTGATCTATTTCGCGACTTAATTTAGAATATTTATAGTAAGTCTTTGCATTAGATGGGTTTTCTTTCTGTAATCCCTGTTCTAAAATATGCTTATCGATTTGTGAAATTTTATTGATACTTTTACGAATCGCTTCTAGATAAGGAACATACACGTTATTAATAATCTTACGGTCTATTTTTAAAGTATTTAATGACCATAAATCAAATTCTGAAAAATTGTAAATGGAAAGACAGGCAAAATGAAAAACAATTAATGGGTCGTTCTCAATATAAAGTCTGTTTTCATTTGTAGTTAATTTATAATTATTATTGTAGATTGTATTCCAAGGAGCTGCATCAATCCCTAAATGTGATGATATTTTAACTCTAGGAAAAAATCTTGTTAGATCATCTAAATACTTTTGATCACCGAATCTATTATTAGAAGATTCTTTATAGCACCACTCTATACATTTTTCCTTCCACCACTTAAGTGCCTCACGACCGTAGTGATCATTTTTAAACCCTACTAGACCTGCTTGAAATTTACCGTACTTTTCCTCAACCCAATCTAAATCTCTTTGTGGACATAAATAGATTGATTTTTCTTCCCACTCATTGAAAATAGGTTTAGGATTTGAGAAAAAATATAAATCTCCATCTACATATACGATTGAAGCTAAATTGTAGTTTTCTAGTAAATATTCCATTAGCGGTGCCTTTAAAGTCCAACAATATTCATTCGTTTGTCTTGTTTTTTTAACTTTTCTTAGTCTGTTGTCTTCCAAATCTTCAACTTTAACTAAAATCATATTTTCTAAAGTTAGTTTTGAAAAAATTGAATAGGTCAGCTCATCGATACAACAAACAAATAAATGAAATTCATCCGTATATTTCTTGATTGATTCGTATAAGGCAAGCACTTTAAAAATATATTCTTTTCCAGATATAACACAGAAGTTATATGGTTTATTTACTATAGTTGGTTCTTCTACAATCTCTTGTGTTTTAGATAGTTGATCATACCTGTTTTCATTTACTGGTTCTAAAGAATCCTTTACATGGTGACTAGTTAGAATCATAGGTTCTTCTAGTTCATCATAATTATTGATACTGTTACTTGAAACAACGTCGATTACCTTTTCTTCACTTTCGTTGTTCCACCATAACTTAAAATTATTTACTAATTTTCCAATATAATCACTCATTTTGAATATTTTCCCTCCTTTCTATGATTTCCATATTTTATTTGCTTCAACTAGATCTTTCGGTGTATCAATCGACATCCATAATCCATCATGCTCGTAGATTGCTAGTTCTTCATCTTTGATCAAATTCTTTAATGGATTCTCTTCAAGAACACATTGTGGATCATCACTTAAATAACGAAAAAAGTCTCGATTACATACGAAGAATCCTCCATTAATGATTGAGTTCATCTCAGGTTTTTCTACAAATTTTGTTGCAATCCCGTTTTCTAATTCTAGAATACCGTATTGACTTTGTTTTCTTATTCCTGTAAGAGTAACTGTTTTCCCTTTTTCCTTATGAAACTGAATCAATTTATCAATATTAATATCTGATAGTCCATCCCCATAAGTGAGTAAAAAGATATCATCATCTACATATTTCTCAATATTTTTTATTCTAGCGCCAGTCATAGTTTCTAAACCGGTATCTGCAAATGTGATGGACCAATCTTCTATGTTATTTAGTGGAATAGGGTTGTTCTCGTTCAATACTAGCTCTAAATCACTTTCCTTCCACTTGTATTCAATGAAGTATTCTTTAATTTTTTCTCCTTGATATCCAAGTGGCAAAATAAATTCATTATATCCATATTGACTATATAATTTCATAATATGCCAAATAATAGGTTTACCATTTACCCGTGCTAGTGCCTTTGGTATATTTTCTTCCAATCCTCTCATTCTAAGTCCCTTTCCACCGCACAAAATAACAACTTTCACTGTCATCTTCCTTTCTATCAATTTATTGGATATGTTATTCCATTTTTTGCTTATTGTATGAGGTATATATACTGCAAGGGAGAAAAACCATACTAAAAAACTAGTATTTATAGGTGATTGATATATAATGTTATTTACAAATAGGAAATATTACCCTTTTTTATTATTGATACCATACTTAATTTCTAAGACTTATAGAATACACCATTACTTTTGTGTCATTCGGATATCCCAACCTAATGCAGTGAGAAGCATCTGCTTTAGAAATAAAAAGAAAATTTTTAACTTTTTCACTTTATAGCGTTTCGTGCTCATACCTTTAACAAGACTGAGGCCTTCTTTAAGACGGTTCGTTTTTATAAGTCGATCAGCATAGTCCAGTTCTAATTTAGCCAAATATTCCCTCAATTCATTTGAGGCCTCTACCTCTTTACTTCTTAAACTATTTTTTATCGTTTCAATTATTGGATAGGGTTGTGATGTATGGAGGATTGTACACATACTATTTGGAAGTCCACGATAGTAAGTAACTTGATTTGTATGACTATATGCAATTTGATCATGAACACTAATTCTAAACCACATATCTTGGTCTTCCCCATGGTGATGATTAATCGCAAAAAGGCCTACTTTTTCAAACGTCTTCTTTGGAATAACGACTGCTGAAGAGATAATGGGAAGATCCCTAAGAACACTCTTACAATATTGATCGATTAGACCCTCCCATGGTATTGGAGGAATAGATTCAATTTTTGGTGTAATTTTTCGACCGTTTTGTAAAATGATTTGATATGCCGTAGCATATGCTCCTGCTTCTGGATATTTCTCGATTAAATGAAAGACAGTCTCAAGAAATGTAGGTTTCCATTCATCATCCGCATCTAAAAATGCGATTAGACTAGTTTTTGCTTCCTCTATCCCTCTGTTTCTAGCCGCAGAAGCTCCTGCATTGTTTTGTTGAATTACTCGAATACGCGGATCTCTAATTTCCGCCACAATATTATAGCTGTTATCTGTTGATCCATCATCAATAATCACAATTTCAAATGTTTGAACAGTCTGGCTCAAAACAGATTGTACTGCTCTTTTTATATAGTTTTCCTTGTTGTAAAGTGGTATGACTACTGTGACACCGAGCATAGTGCTCCCTCCCAATTTTTCATTGCAAGTTTTTGGGCATTTGGAAGGGGTAAAATTGGTGGAATGTACTTATCGTGCAAAATATTCATAATAGATGAATACAACTGCTCCTCTTCAAACTGAGTTGAATCAATTGTAAAACCGGTGTTTGCCTGAATTTCCTTTGCCCAACCCATGCATTTTGGATGGTAGGATAAGATCACTGTAGGAGTTTCCGTCATATAACCAAAAATACAACTATGAAGTCTCATCCCCACAATCCCTCTACATCTTGAAATTAGGTTTAATACTACAGCTGGATTATGCTGATAGGGAATTCGTGTGACTGGAATTTCTGTGTTAAGCTTTTTTATGATTTCGCTGTGAATATCAAAATCTCCTAATACTCGGTGACCGTTAAAGTCAATAAAAATTAGTTCTTCAACATCTTCTAATGTTAGACGATTTAACACATTTAAGATTTTTTCGAATCTTCTTTTCTCGACATCAGTATTTAAGCCAATATATCTTTCATAATGACATAATGAAATAGCTAGTCCTCTTCTTTTTGATGAACTATTATTTAGGTTGTTACCTTGTTGTGAAAATGGAAAAAGTGGAGCTAGATCAAACGTTTTCTCAATGTTTAGATCTGGTGCTAAACTTTTTACAATATTGAAGCTATCTTCATCACGTACGCCAATATAGGAAAGCTTATTTATAAATTTCTTACATGCTTGTTCTGCTCCACTATCTCTAAATGGACCAAAGGAAACACCTAATGCAATCGCAGCTTCTCCTCTACTTAAATCAATTAAGTCTGCGTCTCGCGTCAATTTATCCGTTGAATGAAAGACAGATCCTCCCCCAAAAACAATCATATTAGATGTTAATGCATGGTAATATAATCTCACTAAATTTTCACTCTTACTTTTTTCTCTCTCCACATACAAGGGTAATACAGGTAGTTCTTTTTCAAAGCTAGGGATACGAACTGAAGTTGCCAGTATTTTATTAGATTGAAGAAATTGGTTGCATCCCCAAGATGCTGATGCTAATAGCACATCATCACCAGTGTTGTACTCACCGTAATAACCAGATAATAGAATTTTCCTCATATTATCTCTCCCTATTTTTTAAATTAATGTACGTAAACAAATATACTAGTGTTCTGGACTTAGAAGTAATTAATGAATCTGTCTCGTTCCGATAAATATACAAATTCATATGTTATTAATGTATGTTTCTTCTATTTATTAGTAAAAGGAGGGATAAGTTCTGTTATTTAAAAAGTTAAAGCTACTATTTATTACGAAGGATTGGTCAAGTGGAATCGAACGAAATAATTACTATCTCTCCCAATCGTTAAGAAAGCTGACGAAATTAACTATTTGGGAAGAACCAGGTAATATTCATGAAATACTATCTACTCTTGATTTTATTCCTGATTTTATTTTATTAAACGATTTACGCCCATCAAGATGTCCCGAGATAAAAGGATTGGATACATGTGATATTCCTATAGGGATGATTATGCATGATTTGCAGTACAAAACGAGCTATCGAAGGCAATTTATTGAAGAAAACAATATACTGTATCTATTTACACATTATCGGGATAGGTTTTTAGAGTGGTTTCCAGAATATGAGGATAGAATGATTTGGTTCCCTCATTTTGTTCATACAGATGTTTTCAAAGATTATAAACAAGAAAAAGAAATGGACTTTCTATTAATGGGCTCAACGTACCCCCCAATCTATCCACTACGAGCAGCTATTCTAGATGGGATGAAGGATCTTCCAAATTTCACTCTTCACGAACACCCAGGATATGATAAAGGAAACTATCACGAAGAGGATTATTTTGTAGGCCGCAGGTATGCAAAAGAAATCAATAGAGCCAAAATTTTTTTTACCTGTGATTCCATATATCAATACCCCGTTATGAAATATTATGAAGTACTTGCTAGTAATACTCTTCTATTAGCATCCCATTCAAAAGAACTGGAAGACCTTGGGTTTATACCTGACATTCACTTTGTGGAGGTCAATAAAGAAAACTATTATGAAAAAGCTATGTATTACCTAGAAAACTACGAAAGTATTGGAAAAGATATCGCTAAAAATGGGTACAATATGGTTCGC
This genomic stretch from Metabacillus sp. B2-18 harbors:
- a CDS encoding glycosyl transferase gives rise to the protein MSDYIGKLVNNFKLWWNNESEEKVIDVVSSNSINNYDELEEPMILTSHHVKDSLEPVNENRYDQLSKTQEIVEEPTIVNKPYNFCVISGKEYIFKVLALYESIKKYTDEFHLFVCCIDELTYSIFSKLTLENMILVKVEDLEDNRLRKVKKTRQTNEYCWTLKAPLMEYLLENYNLASIVYVDGDLYFFSNPKPIFNEWEEKSIYLCPQRDLDWVEEKYGKFQAGLVGFKNDHYGREALKWWKEKCIEWCYKESSNNRFGDQKYLDDLTRFFPRVKISSHLGIDAAPWNTIYNNNYKLTTNENRLYIENDPLIVFHFACLSIYNFSEFDLWSLNTLKIDRKIINNVYVPYLEAIRKSINKISQIDKHILEQGLQKENPSNAKTYYKYSKLSREIDQWDNFMNFTVIMSEEYLIKGLALYGSIHQKMRNFHMWILTIDKTTHQILTEMNLQHVSLIRLEEIEDERLLKVKKERAINEYCWTLKAPLCQYVLNKVKEIDHIIYCDSDNYFFNNPLELMNEWGSYSIFLSKQNGTTELENIHGQYQAGLIGFKRDDMSLTILDWWKEKCMDHCSNEYNPQYDSWGDQKYLESIPKLFSNIKIIDHMGINVAPWNLVMKNEHTVSKENSTLTIDGNLLVSYHFGSMIMINEEHYDLWKLEKLSFSEEVLNYIYIPYIHHLINITRNFRDIIGIYDISPFCTPVSSNYSAKNPLHVSHYHEV
- a CDS encoding sugar phosphate nucleotidyltransferase, producing MKVVILCGGKGLRMRGLEENIPKALARVNGKPIIWHIMKLYSQYGYNEFILPLGYQGEKIKEYFIEYKWKESDLELVLNENNPIPLNNIEDWSITFADTGLETMTGARIKNIEKYVDDDIFLLTYGDGLSDINIDKLIQFHKEKGKTVTLTGIRKQSQYGILELENGIATKFVEKPEMNSIINGGFFVCNRDFFRYLSDDPQCVLEENPLKNLIKDEELAIYEHDGLWMSIDTPKDLVEANKIWKS
- a CDS encoding glycosyltransferase family 2 protein — encoded protein: MLGVTVVIPLYNKENYIKRAVQSVLSQTVQTFEIVIIDDGSTDNSYNIVAEIRDPRIRVIQQNNAGASAARNRGIEEAKTSLIAFLDADDEWKPTFLETVFHLIEKYPEAGAYATAYQIILQNGRKITPKIESIPPIPWEGLIDQYCKSVLRDLPIISSAVVIPKKTFEKVGLFAINHHHGEDQDMWFRISVHDQIAYSHTNQVTYYRGLPNSMCTILHTSQPYPIIETIKNSLRSKEVEASNELREYLAKLELDYADRLIKTNRLKEGLSLVKGMSTKRYKVKKLKIFFLFLKQMLLTALGWDIRMTQK
- a CDS encoding polysaccharide pyruvyl transferase family protein: MRKILLSGYYGEYNTGDDVLLASASWGCNQFLQSNKILATSVRIPSFEKELPVLPLYVEREKSKSENLVRLYYHALTSNMIVFGGGSVFHSTDKLTRDADLIDLSRGEAAIALGVSFGPFRDSGAEQACKKFINKLSYIGVRDEDSFNIVKSLAPDLNIEKTFDLAPLFPFSQQGNNLNNSSSKRRGLAISLCHYERYIGLNTDVEKRRFEKILNVLNRLTLEDVEELIFIDFNGHRVLGDFDIHSEIIKKLNTEIPVTRIPYQHNPAVVLNLISRCRGIVGMRLHSCIFGYMTETPTVILSYHPKCMGWAKEIQANTGFTIDSTQFEEEQLYSSIMNILHDKYIPPILPLPNAQKLAMKNWEGALCSVSQ
- a CDS encoding glycosyltransferase, which produces MDTCDIPIGMIMHDLQYKTSYRRQFIEENNILYLFTHYRDRFLEWFPEYEDRMIWFPHFVHTDVFKDYKQEKEMDFLLMGSTYPPIYPLRAAILDGMKDLPNFTLHEHPGYDKGNYHEEDYFVGRRYAKEINRAKIFFTCDSIYQYPVMKYYEVLASNTLLLASHSKELEDLGFIPDIHFVEVNKENYYEKAMYYLENYESIGKDIAKNGYNMVRKKHSVRTRAKFLVKTIKKIVKDKKYRKEGR